The genomic window CAACACGCGGTGAAGTGCTGAATCGAAATATACTGTAGCCCGTTTGACGGCGACGCTCATGTTAGTGCTCCTATTTCCTCTAACAACATAGCGTTATGACGTTATAATGTCAATTGAGCACCCTAAAACTGGGCGCTGCTGATATCGGCCGCCTCTCCCGCTCCGCCTTCTTCCCCATCGGCCCCATAGGACACGATCTCGTACGGTTCCCCTTTTCGGCCGGGAACCAGATAGACGTAGGGATTCCCCCAGGGATCCCGGGGCAGGTTACGGCTTTCCAGATAGCCTTCAGCGGGGTAATCCTTGGGCACCGGCGGAATAGAGGGAGCTTCGCACAACGCCTCAAGCCCCTGCGCCGTGGAGGGAAACTGGGCATGGGCCGCTTTATACATTTGCAACGCCGTCTGAAAGGTTTTGATCTGCGCGCGACTGGCTTCCAGCTTGGCTTTCCGCAAATAGCCGGCCACCGACAACCCCACCACGCCGGACAGAATGCCAATGATCGTCATGGCGATCAGAATTTCAATTAACGTAAATCCGCTTTTCTTATTCATTCATCCTCCCGCTCACCACCCAGTTTTCCGCCGCAGAATTTATCATAGAGCGCATTCAATTTCGAAACATAATACGGGACATTTTCATCCCGCTCAACGGGATTCCATTCCGCCACCAGGCGGGCCGCCGCAAACACCTGCACCGTCTTCTTCGTCCCGGCTACATAATAGGACAACTGATCCCCCGCCCGATAGTCCCGGCCCGACTTCAAGGCCAGTTCGTAGGCCGCGTTGCGGCCACGCCCCTTCCCTTCAATTTTGGCGGCATAGGTGGCAGGCGCATCCTGCAGCGTTTCGGTTTTAGCCAGCATGGCAATCGGCCAACGCCGCTCAGAAATCGCCGCTTCATACTCCGCCTTCAGTTCGGGGAGCGCCCCCTCTTTTCCTTCCAATTTGAGGCGGATCATCTCGCGCAAAAATTTCCGTTGGAACGGCTCCAGACCGCGTGACTTCAGGGCCGCCCCCTTGATAATGATCTCCCGCTTATCGGTTAACAGCGCATAATTCTTCATTTTGTAGCTGAACATGGCCACATACTCGCCATCAAACTCGACCTCGATCCCCTGCGGCAGGGAACCTGAAAAACGGCTTCTAAATGATTTCCGGGCCGCCGCCCCTTCGCCCTGCGGGGGGACAAAATAGACACCATCCGTATCAATCTCTACCGGTTGGGCCCCGTTTTGTTTCAGCCAGTCAATCATCTGACGCAGCAGGTCCCGCCCTTCCGAGGCCACCAGTTCGGCGGCATCGAAATCACTGAACCGGACCTGGTCAAATCCCAGATACCCATAGAACGAATTAATCAATATCTTGAAGGTCGCCTGCAAGGCCCCGAAATGAAGCCGCTCCCCCTCTGAAGTCGCCTCCTGCTCCTGTCGCTTGGCGTCCAGACGGAAATGCCGCAACTGCTCCAGTAGCTTATGAAACACCTCGAGAGTATCAGTTTTCGGGCCGATCTGCCGTGTCAACATGAGCGAG from bacterium includes these protein-coding regions:
- the gspG gene encoding type II secretion system major pseudopilin GspG, with translation MNKKSGFTLIEILIAMTIIGILSGVVGLSVAGYLRKAKLEASRAQIKTFQTALQMYKAAHAQFPSTAQGLEALCEAPSIPPVPKDYPAEGYLESRNLPRDPWGNPYVYLVPGRKGEPYEIVSYGADGEEGGAGEAADISSAQF